One Cucumis sativus cultivar 9930 chromosome 1, Cucumber_9930_V3, whole genome shotgun sequence DNA segment encodes these proteins:
- the LOC101223190 gene encoding peptidyl-tRNA hydrolase, mitochondrial isoform X2 produces MFSKLTKRGFCTAISSRPWLFVGLGNPGEKFRGTRHNVGFEMIDVFAESVGIPMNRVHCKAVFGEGFVGDIPVFLAKPQTYMNLSGESAGPLAAYYKLPLNRVLVFHDDMTLPCGVLRLQHNGGHGYHNGTFFFLGIGRPPGQMDPKAFLLQKFNNTAQERIDTALQEGVGALKLLLSHSLFESARHFNHEQKYKHIRLQTMPV; encoded by the exons ATGTTCAGTAAGTTAACCAAGCGTGGCTTTTGTACGGCAATATCATCACGACCTTGGCTTTTTGTGGGGTTGGGAAACCCTGGAGAGAAGTTCAGAGGAACTAGGCACAAT GTGGGCTTTGAGATGATTGATGTGTTTGCTGAGTCTGTTGGAATTCCAATGAATAGGGTTCACTGTAAAGCTGTGTTTGGTGAAG GTTTTGTTGGGGACATCCCTGTTTTTCTGGCAAAGCCTCAAACTTACATGAACCTGAGTGGTGAATCT GCAGGACCACTTGCAGCTTATTACAAGCTACCTCTGAACCGTGTGCTCGTG TTTCACGATGACATGACCTTACCTTGTGGAGTGCTTCGGCTTCAACACAATGGAGGACACGGCTACCACAATGG aacatttttctttctaggcATTGGAAGGCCACCTGGTCAAATGGATCCCAAAGCATTCTTGCTTCAAAAGTTCAATAACACTGCACAAGAACGA attGATACTGCTTTACAAGAAGGAGTTGGGGCATTGAAGCTCCTATTGTCTCACAGTTTGTTCGAGAGTGCAAGACACTTCAACCACGAACAAAAATACAAGCATATAAGGCTACAAACCATGCCAGTATGA
- the LOC101214811 gene encoding molybdopterin biosynthesis protein CNX1 isoform X3: MTVKVYPTPVVAVLSTGDELVEPQTECLGRGQIRDSNRAMLLAAAVQHQCKIIDLGIARDDEGELEKILENAFSAGANILLTSGGVSMGDRDYVKPLLAKKGVVYFNAVFMRPGKPVTFVEIKPENTEKKESNQILAFGLPGNPVSSLVCFQLFVVPAIRRLGGWENPHLLRVRVRLSEPIKSDPIRPLFHCAIIKWKDNDGSGNPGFSAESTGHQVSSRLLNLKSANALLELPPTGNPIPAGTSVSAIVISDISSIADYANSLSFDSTVFLKSNISKNISSQVQDIVSKVAILTVSDTVASGAGPDRSGPRAVSIVQASSEKLGGVSVVATAVVSDDVSKIQDVLVKWCDIDKVDLILTLGGTGFSPRDVTPEATKPLLHKETPGLLYVMMQESLKVTPFAVLSRSAAGIRGSTLIINMPGNPNAAAECMEALLPSLKHALKQMKGDKREKHPRHVPHAEATPTNIWDQSYKLASEGISETGCSCSH, encoded by the exons ATGACAGTAAAG GTGTATCCTACTCCAGTAGTTGCTGTTCTTTCTACAGGGGATGAACTTGTAGAGCCACAGACTGAATGTCTGGGTCGTGGGCAG ATTAGGGATTCAAACCGTGCTATGTTACTTGCTGCTGCTGTTCAACACCAATGCAAAATCATTGACCTTGGTATTGCTAGAGATGATGAAGGCGAGCTTGAGAAGATCTTGGAAAATGCATTTTCTGCTGGAGCTAATATCCTTCTGACTTCTGGTGGTGTTTCAATGGGAGATAGGGATTATGTCAAGCCATTACTTGCTAAGAAAGGGGTTGTATATTTTAATGCG GTCTTCATGAGGCCGGGAAAACCTGTGACTTTTGTAGAGATTAAACCAGAGAACACAGAAAAGAAGGAATCAAATCAGATCCTTGCATTTGGGTTGCCTGGAAATCCTGTGAGCTCTTTAGTTTGTTTCCAACTATTTGTAGTCCCTGCCATCCGCCGACTTGGTGGATGGGAAAATCCTCATCTTCTAAG AGTGCGAGTACGTCTTTCAGAGCCAATAAAGTCAGATCCTATTCGACCACTGTTTCATTGTGCAATTATCAAGTGGAAAGATAATGACGGGTCAGGAAATCCTGG TTTCTCTGCGGAGAGTACTGGTCATCAGGTGAGCAGCAgacttttgaatttgaaatctgCCAATGCTTTGTTGGAATTGCCACCAACAGGAAATCCTATACCTGCTGGAACTTCTGTATCGGCTATTGTTATTTCTGACATAAGCAGTATTGCTGATTATGCCAACTCCTTATCATTTGATTCAACAGTCTTTCTGAAAAGTAATATATCCAAAAACATTAGCAGTCAGGTTCAAGATATTGTGTCCAAAGTAGCTATTCTTACGGTGAGCGATACTGTTGCATCTGGGGCTGGTCCTGATCGAAG TGGACCAAGGGCCGTTTCAATTGTTCAAGCCTCATCAGAAAAATTAGGAGGGGTCAGTGTTGTTGCAACAGCTGTTGTCTCAGACGATGTCAGTAAAATTCAGGACGTTCTTGTGAAATGGTGTGACATTGACAAAGTCGATCTTATTCTAACACTTG GTGGAACTGGATTTTCCCCAAGAGATGTGACGCCTGAAGCAACCAAACCATTATTGCATAAAGAGACCCCTGGTCTATTATATGTTATGATGCAAGAAAGCCTTAAG GTTACACCATTCGCTGTGCTCTCACGATCTGCAGCTGGGATTAGAGGATCAACCCTG ATTATCAACATGCCCGGAAATCCCAACGCCGCAGCAGAGTGTATGGAGGCCTTATTGCCTAGCCTTAAACATGcattgaaacaaatgaaaggggacaaaagagagaaacatCCTCGTCACGTTCCTCATGCTGAAGCAACACCAACAAACATTTGGGATCAGAGTTATAAGCTGGCTTCTGAAGGTATAAGTGAAACTGGATGCTCCTGTTCTCACTAA
- the LOC101223190 gene encoding peptidyl-tRNA hydrolase, mitochondrial isoform X3 gives MIDVFAESVGIPMNRVHCKAVFGEGFVGDIPVFLAKPQTYMNLSGESAGPLAAYYKLPLNRVLVFHDDMTLPCGVLRLQHNGGHGYHNGLKSVISHFRGNREFARLRIGIGRPPGQMDPKAFLLQKFNNTAQERIDTALQEGVGALKLLLSHSLFESARHFNHEQKYKHIRLQTMPV, from the exons ATGATTGATGTGTTTGCTGAGTCTGTTGGAATTCCAATGAATAGGGTTCACTGTAAAGCTGTGTTTGGTGAAG GTTTTGTTGGGGACATCCCTGTTTTTCTGGCAAAGCCTCAAACTTACATGAACCTGAGTGGTGAATCT GCAGGACCACTTGCAGCTTATTACAAGCTACCTCTGAACCGTGTGCTCGTG TTTCACGATGACATGACCTTACCTTGTGGAGTGCTTCGGCTTCAACACAATGGAGGACACGGCTACCACAATGG gcTGAAGAGTGTCATTTCTCATTTTCGAGGGAACAGAGAGTTTGCTAGGTTAAGAATTG gcATTGGAAGGCCACCTGGTCAAATGGATCCCAAAGCATTCTTGCTTCAAAAGTTCAATAACACTGCACAAGAACGA attGATACTGCTTTACAAGAAGGAGTTGGGGCATTGAAGCTCCTATTGTCTCACAGTTTGTTCGAGAGTGCAAGACACTTCAACCACGAACAAAAATACAAGCATATAAGGCTACAAACCATGCCAGTATGA
- the LOC101214811 gene encoding molybdopterin biosynthesis protein CNX1 isoform X2, which yields MKSIIYLFVYLPFFPLWAMGCDIEKDALVLKAGDKIGSSEIGLLATVGVMTVKVYPTPVVAVLSTGDELVEPQTECLGRGQIRDSNRAMLLAAAVQHQCKIIDLGIARDDEGELEKILENAFSAGANILLTSGGVSMGDRDYVKPLLAKKGVVYFNAVFMRPGKPVTFVEIKPENTEKKESNQILAFGLPGNPVSSLVCFQLFVVPAIRRLGGWENPHLLRVRVRLSEPIKSDPIRPLFHCAIIKWKDNDGSGNPGFSAESTGHQVSSRLLNLKSANALLELPPTGNPIPAGTSVSAIVISDISSIADYANSLSFDSTVFLKSNISKNISSQVQDIVSKVAILTVSDTVASGAGPDRSGPRAVSIVQASSEKLGGVSVVATAVVSDDVSKIQDVLVKWCDIDKVDLILTLGGTGFSPRDVTPEATKPLLHKETPGLLYVMMQESLKVTPFAVLSRSAAGIRGSTLIINMPGNPNAAAECMEALLPSLKHALKQMKGDKREKHPRHVPHAEATPTNIWDQSYKLASEGISETGCSCSH from the exons ATGAAGTCAATCATTTATTTGTTCGTTTATCTgcctttttttcctctttggGCTATG GGATGTGATATCGAGAAGGATGCTCTTGTTTTAAAAGCTGGTGATAAAATAGGTTCTTCAGAAATTGGCCTGCTTGCTACCGTGGGTGTCATGACAGTAAAG GTGTATCCTACTCCAGTAGTTGCTGTTCTTTCTACAGGGGATGAACTTGTAGAGCCACAGACTGAATGTCTGGGTCGTGGGCAG ATTAGGGATTCAAACCGTGCTATGTTACTTGCTGCTGCTGTTCAACACCAATGCAAAATCATTGACCTTGGTATTGCTAGAGATGATGAAGGCGAGCTTGAGAAGATCTTGGAAAATGCATTTTCTGCTGGAGCTAATATCCTTCTGACTTCTGGTGGTGTTTCAATGGGAGATAGGGATTATGTCAAGCCATTACTTGCTAAGAAAGGGGTTGTATATTTTAATGCG GTCTTCATGAGGCCGGGAAAACCTGTGACTTTTGTAGAGATTAAACCAGAGAACACAGAAAAGAAGGAATCAAATCAGATCCTTGCATTTGGGTTGCCTGGAAATCCTGTGAGCTCTTTAGTTTGTTTCCAACTATTTGTAGTCCCTGCCATCCGCCGACTTGGTGGATGGGAAAATCCTCATCTTCTAAG AGTGCGAGTACGTCTTTCAGAGCCAATAAAGTCAGATCCTATTCGACCACTGTTTCATTGTGCAATTATCAAGTGGAAAGATAATGACGGGTCAGGAAATCCTGG TTTCTCTGCGGAGAGTACTGGTCATCAGGTGAGCAGCAgacttttgaatttgaaatctgCCAATGCTTTGTTGGAATTGCCACCAACAGGAAATCCTATACCTGCTGGAACTTCTGTATCGGCTATTGTTATTTCTGACATAAGCAGTATTGCTGATTATGCCAACTCCTTATCATTTGATTCAACAGTCTTTCTGAAAAGTAATATATCCAAAAACATTAGCAGTCAGGTTCAAGATATTGTGTCCAAAGTAGCTATTCTTACGGTGAGCGATACTGTTGCATCTGGGGCTGGTCCTGATCGAAG TGGACCAAGGGCCGTTTCAATTGTTCAAGCCTCATCAGAAAAATTAGGAGGGGTCAGTGTTGTTGCAACAGCTGTTGTCTCAGACGATGTCAGTAAAATTCAGGACGTTCTTGTGAAATGGTGTGACATTGACAAAGTCGATCTTATTCTAACACTTG GTGGAACTGGATTTTCCCCAAGAGATGTGACGCCTGAAGCAACCAAACCATTATTGCATAAAGAGACCCCTGGTCTATTATATGTTATGATGCAAGAAAGCCTTAAG GTTACACCATTCGCTGTGCTCTCACGATCTGCAGCTGGGATTAGAGGATCAACCCTG ATTATCAACATGCCCGGAAATCCCAACGCCGCAGCAGAGTGTATGGAGGCCTTATTGCCTAGCCTTAAACATGcattgaaacaaatgaaaggggacaaaagagagaaacatCCTCGTCACGTTCCTCATGCTGAAGCAACACCAACAAACATTTGGGATCAGAGTTATAAGCTGGCTTCTGAAGGTATAAGTGAAACTGGATGCTCCTGTTCTCACTAA
- the LOC101223190 gene encoding peptidyl-tRNA hydrolase, mitochondrial isoform X1, with product MFSKLTKRGFCTAISSRPWLFVGLGNPGEKFRGTRHNVGFEMIDVFAESVGIPMNRVHCKAVFGEGFVGDIPVFLAKPQTYMNLSGESAGPLAAYYKLPLNRVLVFHDDMTLPCGVLRLQHNGGHGYHNGLKSVISHFRGNREFARLRIGIGRPPGQMDPKAFLLQKFNNTAQERIDTALQEGVGALKLLLSHSLFESARHFNHEQKYKHIRLQTMPV from the exons ATGTTCAGTAAGTTAACCAAGCGTGGCTTTTGTACGGCAATATCATCACGACCTTGGCTTTTTGTGGGGTTGGGAAACCCTGGAGAGAAGTTCAGAGGAACTAGGCACAAT GTGGGCTTTGAGATGATTGATGTGTTTGCTGAGTCTGTTGGAATTCCAATGAATAGGGTTCACTGTAAAGCTGTGTTTGGTGAAG GTTTTGTTGGGGACATCCCTGTTTTTCTGGCAAAGCCTCAAACTTACATGAACCTGAGTGGTGAATCT GCAGGACCACTTGCAGCTTATTACAAGCTACCTCTGAACCGTGTGCTCGTG TTTCACGATGACATGACCTTACCTTGTGGAGTGCTTCGGCTTCAACACAATGGAGGACACGGCTACCACAATGG gcTGAAGAGTGTCATTTCTCATTTTCGAGGGAACAGAGAGTTTGCTAGGTTAAGAATTG gcATTGGAAGGCCACCTGGTCAAATGGATCCCAAAGCATTCTTGCTTCAAAAGTTCAATAACACTGCACAAGAACGA attGATACTGCTTTACAAGAAGGAGTTGGGGCATTGAAGCTCCTATTGTCTCACAGTTTGTTCGAGAGTGCAAGACACTTCAACCACGAACAAAAATACAAGCATATAAGGCTACAAACCATGCCAGTATGA